In one Sphingobacterium daejeonense genomic region, the following are encoded:
- a CDS encoding LuxR C-terminal-related transcriptional regulator — translation MEWNEFLKTAHELTNRLSVANSREFNDHLDLKLDLYYFIYDCINPQIITCSDGISNVLGYNPIDFTLEKFFDLIHPDDKDIFMKHEHLALDFCLSLEIEKQKDYKIIHDFRMRKSDGYYLRIMQQTAAYEISESAVLKTIIQHMDITNIKASPVPELHFIGRNGHPSYYNIETKADIVKRSTLKFTKRELEILNLLDQANTSEEIANKLFISIHTVRTHRKNLLHKTGCENTIDLLKIVKTLKLL, via the coding sequence TTGGAATGGAATGAGTTTTTAAAAACAGCTCATGAGCTTACCAATAGGCTCAGTGTGGCTAATAGTAGGGAATTTAATGATCATTTAGATTTAAAACTCGATCTTTATTACTTTATTTACGATTGTATAAATCCTCAAATAATCACTTGTTCCGATGGTATTTCCAATGTGTTGGGATATAATCCTATAGACTTTACTTTAGAAAAATTTTTCGATCTAATACATCCCGATGATAAGGATATTTTTATGAAACATGAGCATCTAGCGCTAGATTTCTGCCTGTCATTGGAAATTGAAAAACAAAAAGACTATAAAATTATCCATGATTTCAGAATGAGAAAATCAGATGGATACTACCTTAGGATAATGCAACAAACAGCTGCTTACGAAATTTCTGAAAGTGCTGTTTTAAAAACCATAATTCAGCATATGGACATTACGAATATTAAAGCTTCTCCTGTCCCTGAATTACATTTTATTGGTAGAAATGGTCATCCATCTTACTATAATATTGAAACTAAGGCTGATATTGTAAAAAGATCAACCCTTAAGTTCACTAAAAGAGAATTGGAAATATTGAATTTATTGGATCAAGCAAATACCAGCGAAGAAATAGCAAACAAACTTTTTATCAGTATCCATACCGTTAGGACACACCGAAAGAATTTGTTACATAAAACTGGTTGTGAAAATACAATTGATCTGTTGAAGATTGTGAAAACACTTAAATTATTATAA